One window of the Hyperolius riggenbachi isolate aHypRig1 chromosome 5, aHypRig1.pri, whole genome shotgun sequence genome contains the following:
- the LOC137517693 gene encoding melanocortin receptor 5-like — translation MNASLLILELNLSNLDGNDTVPTTKTKLSSCDQVVIATEVFLTLGILSLLENILVISAIIKNKNLHSPMYFFVCSLAVADMLVSVSNAWETITINLINNKHLVMEDAFVRHIDNVFDSMICISVVASMCSLLAIAVDRYITIFYALRYHNIMTVKRAGGIIAGIWTFCTGCGIIFILYSESTYVIICLISMFFTMLFLMVSLYIHMFLLARTHVKRIAALPGYNSVHQRTSMKGAITLTILIGIFIVCWAPFFLHLILMISCPQNLYCVCFMSHFNMYLILIMCNSVIDPLIYAFRSQEMRKTFKEIICCCNLRINCELPSKY, via the coding sequence ATGAATGCATCATTGCTTATACTGGAACTGAATTTAAGCAACTTAGATGGCAATGACACAGTGCCGACAACCAAGACCAAGCTGTCCTCATGTGATCAAGTGGTCATCGCTACTGAAGTGTTCCTCACTCTTGGAATTCTTAGCCTCCTTGAAAACATACTTGTTATTTCCGCAATTATCAAGAACAAAAATTTGCATTCCCCCATGTATTTCTTTGTATGTAGCTTAGCGGTAGCCGATATGCTAGTCAGCGTATCTAATGCATGGGAGACCATCACAATAAACCTTATAAATAATAAACATCTAGTTATGGAAGATGCCTTCGTACGTCATATTGACAATGTTTTCGATTCCATGATATGTATATCAGTGGTGGCTTCTATGTGTAGCTTACTTGCCATAGCAGTAGACCGCTACATCACCATCTTCTATGCTTTACGTTACCATAACATCATGACTGTAAAGAGAGCTGGAGGCATTATTGCTGGTATATGGACATTCTGCACTGGGTGTGGCATTATCTTCATTCTTTACTCTGAATCGACCTATGTGATAATTTGTCTCATAAGCATGTTTTTTACAATGCTTTTCCTCATGGTGTCTTTATATATCCACATGTTCCTGCTGGCTCGCACTCATGTGAAAAGAATAGCCGCTCTGCCAGGTTATAATTCAGTTCATCAGAGGACAAGTATGAAAGGAGCCATAACCCTCACCATACTGATAGGTATATTTATTGTTTGCTGGGCTCCGTTCTTTCttcatctgattctgatgatatCATGTCCACAGAACCTTTATTGTGTCTGTTTTATGTCCCATTTTAATATGTACCTCATCTTGATCATGTGCAATTCCGTCATCGACCCTCTGATTTATGCATTCCGCAGTCAGGAAATGCGAAAAACGTTCAAAGAAATCATTTGTTGCTGCAATCTGAGGATCAACTGTGAGCTACCTAGCAAATATTAA